In the genome of Aedes aegypti strain LVP_AGWG chromosome 2, AaegL5.0 Primary Assembly, whole genome shotgun sequence, the window AAGAAATGATGCGAGCTGCTTCGCCAGAAAGCGCAGCACGTAAATAGTGCATTTTCTGTACTTGCGTAAGCTGCACGCTCGTATGAATGAGCGAGACAAACAGATCGCGAAACGAAACCCAATCGTCGAGATTCCCAGAGAACTCATTCAGTTTGATTTCTGGCAGACGAACGCACGACGAGATCGGTACTGACGAAGAGATTGGTTGTACGGGAGTGGGGGGTGCTACAGGTTGTTGCGGGGGCATTTTACTTTGCAACGACGCTTTCAACTCGCAGTATTTAAAGGGTTTGGAAATCTTCCCGCTCTTGCAAAAACCCTTCTTGTGCATCCTCCAGAACCTCAATTTCTTCTTGAGTTTCCTCAAATTCACGCCACAACGCATCAAGGTGTTGGACGCGAATAGGCAATTGATCTCGCTTGGTTGCATCAAATTCGTCATTGAACTTTTTGATGACATTCGCGGAACCCAAAATGTTTGTCCACCGACGGTAAAGAAGCTTCAACTTGGTTTGCTTGGCAGTTGCCTCGCACCCCGTTCACCGAAAAAATTAATCAAGTACCTGTGTTTTCCGCTACTGCTGCTACCTTACCACAATCTCCCCTTTGGGCGCTGAGTACCTCTCGTCCGGCGCACGCTGCACGGAGACTCTTGATGATGACGACGAAGCGATGATGGTTATGCCGATAGGGCACACTGCTGCTACTGGAGCAATCGGCAACGAGATGACGACGGCGACGACGAAGATGATGATGAGGATGATGTGCTACCGATGAGGAGCACAGCCACGCTGATGGTGATGACCAGTCAGCGGctacgacgacgatgacgacgagatGATGCGATGACGATTCGATCAGCCAATGAACCAGATCCTGATCGTTGGAACAATGGAGCACGAGATAACCTTCGAGCCACGTGGTGGTGAGGTTAGGTTCACTTATCTTGCAACCTCAATCCCGGGTTTCGGCACCAAAATGTTACGGGAAAAGATTGCGAAATACGACGAAAATCGACCGGACTCTGGCCTTCGACACTTTCGGACACGTGTGGGAGAGCTTCGACTACGGACAAGCTTGGTTTGACCGCGAAAAACTGGTAAGAACTTGGTTCTCGGACCGTGAGACTTCGAGAGAGTGTAAAACGCGCACTTCACTTCACGATTGCTTTTATTCGACTGATTTTAGGGTACTTTCTGTTGGTTATCTGTATAACGTTCACGAATGTATTgcgtttcttttgaaaattttccgttctgcggtagccgccaagttctaccgcagctgtcaaagttctaccgcagacttaagaatcattgtatcattgaacgataccatctaatcaaagtatgctagtagaGTCCACAGCTTTGAAAAAACAGccgaaaacaacaatcatcagcacggtttccaaggtatcatagCAGCCGAGCGATGATGCTTTGcgaaaatcagtaatgtgacagctgcggtagctttctgttcaaccgcagaacggaaagttatctctgaaattgcaatatGTGTTCAATTGCAAAATCACAATAGGGATCAAGGTATATATGTTATTAGGGTAAGTATGTTTATACAATTCTGGGTGTTTAATTTTAGGTTAGTAATTACAGATGCTGCTCTCAACAAATATCAATATGATACTTTATCCACATATTAAGCACCGTCAGTCGCCCTagtgaaaatcccttcaaattgaatcgggtgttggtcctattccacgatgtactcttcttcttgcttgaAAAGAagacatttttcgaaaaaatcaacaaaaagtaTTCTAAAACATCGTGTTTCTAACTTAAGTTtttacgcgtgtactcagtacaccagaccgctcgtgtaacttttttttaccgggcccgtcacacgagcggtcgcatcgtgtactgagtacacgcggagcaattttgattataaatcttAAACTAGACAAGATagaatattgatgtcttcggtAAATTGCCTCAGtacaacggtaccaattggtcagtgacaaatgaaactttgaaaacatcctaaccttccagtggccatcggattgtttcccgggggaaccgatggagaagacatttcgcaatgcaacttCTCGAGCACAAATATCCCAGGATCttgattttttagcaagattgTGTCTTCGGCACAGTTGTTCAGTatgtcaaggactaacatatgatagTCCATCTAACTTAAAATTCTGTCATCAGATGGTGCTAGTCTGAATGCAATATTTGAATCAAGAATATCTCACAACCCCGATATTTTATAGAAATtgtgttttcgacaaagttgttcagtagttcgaGGACTAACATGTGATGATCTATTCTATTGATatattcggaattctttcaccagatggcgctagtgagcatgatattttttgaacacatatctcaggatcctgataacCTAGAAaattgacgtcttcgacaaaagtgttgaatgcATAGCGCCCCTCGTATCGAGATAACTGAAAATATGccggtgttttatttttttctccggtCCGTGATTTGCTTCTCGTCCGCCGTTTGTTGTCCTCTGTGTAGTGCTTCCAACAGGCCTGAATGCAAGGAACCCCAAGTTTCAAGTTCATTTCAAACGAGTGAgattcataaataaattatttgaaacaaattttagattttattaacattttgtcaacaacatattacatttcatttgccgtagcagttcagattttttacaggtgagttgatttcaccttcttataagagaaaaaaacgctttcattTAAACATTATTAGTCTAATAAACTTTCATTTAAACCatgaatattcattattttcccTTATGTTTATcagccacaagaaatcggtaagCATTTCATTGATTCACCTTATGAATTGATCATAATCATGCCAATGTTGTGTTTTGCTCATTTCACTAAACAGCATTATGAACATTGATACAAACATTTAAGAATTCCTTCTATCAGCAGTATAAACTACATTACTTTTTATGACACACATTATTATCTCATCATTCGTTTTTTTATAATTAGTTGACTACTTAATACATACGACAAAAAAGGAAATCTGATTTTTGCACGTTGGTTCAGCCATTTTCCAACACAAATCAGATATTTAACAAATATGCAATTAGTGTATTCGGACTTTTCGACGAACTGCAATATAGGTGacgtaaaattgattattgctctacactgaaacaagcgttgcagtaatgagaaccatgaacgtgtttttaaatttactattccaaccacgattgagctatcatgaacgctttttattagcgttttgttccctctcaatccaaccgcgtcgatagtcgagcggctagcgttcgcgcttggcaatcgccagatcctcggttcgattctggcctgctgcaagtttttaaccatgatatagtaatttttactatacaaatggtgccatggtaaaactgaatgcacaaaatattctaaataaatgcgaatgtagtctgcacaaatcaagtggcgttgtgtatttaatttaaccctctgatatagtattttcaaccgcaacgctgttctcagtgtaggtTTATTATACTCTACATTTTTCTTTATCTTAACAATCGTTCATTGTCGTAGTTCCTTCCCATGACTGGACTTTTTGTTAAAGCAATATATAGCAtatcccggataaaaacgtaccattcagtgcatggaataaaccattaatgtacaatataaggTATTGGGTACAATACAGCGTGTTGTAATTGAgaagcaacattattcttgataataaatcttcgagctgtttagtagaatacctataagtagatgaaaaaccgaatttagtactataccattcaattccactagagtttgtatcctttgacagatacgcgtatttcgacctcaactgtaaggccgtcttcagtgtcgtgtactagactcgacttggtATCATTAAGGAAATGACTAATGTAGGCAATGAAAATCATAAGGCACggaatgaaatttgtgaacctTCATTATGTTCAACTATTttctcaatagggtcctaaaatgtttaatgaaatcttgttttcatttaatatcacgaaagagcatgttactgcaactactttagcattttttctcgctcaaataacggatatatcatattaaaactttaattcaaaaattggatccataaatgaaccttgacatttgagatcatgtttgacgttcgcttagtcgacaaaaatgccacaggggttcaactttttaacaccggggttgttactttctgacatttcggaagggacacggaaaacaaaatacacccaaaatttgagtttaaaccaaggggtgtgactaaattaaaaaaaacctaaaaaaatgttttttggacttaaaccatcggaaaacattagaaaattgagtaaacatatttttttgacctaaacttaagcgtttggcaccaaaattgggacagggctttaggaccctattatgagTATCATTCCAATGGTATGAAATCCATATTAACCTTTTGAAAGCGGCttttatagatttttcaatgcttcataaGGGGATGAAATTCGTTTATGAAATTCGGTATttaatttgcctgagtgtagctTAAAAAACGCTCGGTTCAGTatgtctgaacaccgatcaaATTATAGAGCTTAATGACATTTGAACATACGTGgactcgtcatacacagtttgtttttgttttcctcaatgAAACTAACACAccctttccagactcatcaaaatgcatatggaaattgTGGTAGATTAGAATCAACCGAGTAGGCACTGCTCTAAGAAGTGaagtaatagggtcctaaaatgtttaatgaaatcttgttttcatttaatatcacgaaagagcatgttactgcaactactttagcattttttctcgctcaaataacggatatatcatattaaaactttaattcaaaaattggatccataaatgaaccttgacatttgagatcatgtttgacgttcgcttagtcgacaaaaatgccacaggggttcaactttttaacaccggggttgttactttctgacatttcggaagggacacggaaaacaaaatacacccaaaatttgagtttaaaccaaggggtgtgactaaatttaaaaaaaaacctaaaaaaatgttttttggacttaaaccatcggaaaacattagaaaattgagtaaacatatgtttttgacctaaacttaagcgtttggcaccaaAATTGGGAcaaggctttaggaccctattcggtCGAGATGTCAAGAAGTGCAGACGGAACCCACCACATATTGGCGACGAGGATGGGATTCAAATCACAATCGATTATATTAGACTCCGATAGGCGTCAGCAACAACATAATTTATCCAAAGAATGAAAAGGTGAACGATAATGCAGCCACAATGAAAAACACAATTTCCGAGGACCTTTTCATCGAGTAGCCAAGGATCGTGATCGAAGTATTCAAGCGCCCATCGTTGTTGAACAGCGACGGTAACTCAATCTTGGCGAAGGGTTTGTTCGGGATCAGATCGTTGGAAATGCCCTCGATACTTTGTAAAACGAGTGGACGAGTGGACAGAGTTCTCGAGAATGTTCGATTCACGGTTGTGAACTCCTGGACGCGGATGTGAACATTAAATCGACGGATATATTTGGCGTGACCATCAGATGCACTGGCGCCGTTGGGTGAATGTGTAGATCCAGAAATATACGTACGTGCGTAGGTGACATATCGCTAATCGTTTTCATACACAAGGTTAAGtatatttctcgaaaacttattcaaacagactcaagtcaaaaaagtatacaaacttactttatcgattctacgtgtttcgcagacgaaattctacacattttgctttaaaccaactcgatttttcacttttagaacgtttactttccggaattacaaaacgatgaaagtaaaattttcaactttcgctacctaaccactactttcaccactccgctgtatggagagacaaagtggcttaaccacgaatcaaaacaaaacactacttgagccgattttacactggtagaaaaacgtcgaaagtaactgaataaatcgacttatcattttcttataatttttttgtgggaaataacaggaactccctagtttttgaacgcgagcttattgtatgcaaaatttaagcaatgtacacggtgaaaaaatgtgaaaaaggtgattcattttaaaacagttttagaagacaggttgtgattcttctgaattagttttctctgtatggaagttacttacgtcgatttgaaaaagtaatcgagatttggaGTATATACTTTGTCTCTCTAGACGCTCTTGTTAACTCTTTAACTGTTCTAGACTTCCCGGTTGTACCAGGATATGTCTGATCTACCATGGCCGCCTATTGTCAAATTACTGAGATAAGTTgctgaagaaaatcttgaagCATTTCTGAGAAATTGAGAAGCCATTTGTGAAATCTAGTTTAGCTGAAGTTCTAGCATATGATGCTGAGTCACATGAAGTGAAGAAGGACAACAAAAGTAGAGAGTGCTTCCATTTCAGTTCTCTGAAGAGatgaaaaaaatccctgaacaagTAAAACTCGGACAACGTAGAGATGCGTTGGTCCGAAAAAAAGCATGTATTGTCAAAGTCCTGACGAGCAACGCGCGTCAACGCGTTAGCTCGAAGAAGGCAATAGTAAGTCAAAGACCTTAACGGACAACGTTGAGTTGCGTTGATTTGGAGAAGGCACGTATTATAAAAGTCCTGACGAGCAACGTGCGCCAACGCGTTGGCTCGAAGAAGGCAAGAATAAGTAAAAGACCTTAACGGACAACGTGCAAGTGCGTTAGTCTGGAGAAGGCAATCAGGAGTCAATACCTTAATGAGCAACACACTGGCAACATGTTGGTTCGTAAAAGGCATAAGAAATCAAAGTCCTTAACGAACAACGCTTTTGCTCGTAGAAGGCATAATTAGTTGAAGTCCTTAACGGACAACGTGAAGAGGCGTTGATTCGGAGAAAGGAAGTCAGAATCAAAGTCCTTAACATGCAACACGCTGATAACGTGTTGGCTAGGAGAAGGCAAAATGAAAGATGATCCTTACGATTAACGTAAAGGAAGGAATACCTGAATGGACAACGTGGTAAACACGCATTGAACCAGAGAAGGCACATTGAATTATTGATTTTCAGGGTCTGAAGGCAAAATAACGACATTAATTTTCGATCATGGTCAAGGGTCAAATTTCCAGGTTACAAAGGATGACATGGTAAATAATAGAGCATCATCGTACCATTATCAGCAAACTATACAAGCCAAAGATTAACATAATTTAGGTAGGAATAATACCGATAGCACTTGAGATTTGATGAGGGATTACAGTTGAAATTTGTACGGAATATTCGGGGGTTGTTCTGAgccattttgattttgaacaaaagGAGATGTGGTAGATTTGAATCAACCGAGTAGGCGCTGCTCTAAGAAGTGAAGTAATTCGGTCGAGATGTCAAGAAGTGCAGACGGAACCCACCAcagaaatattacccaatttgaaaaatttatacccggattctgggtgtttttcgagacagagtgcattttgttttcctctaaggttcacaccTACTTCTcaactagggcacccataccattgggcgtgataaccactatataCGAGTCtgaacactcagaaacacgggtagtcacagaattactaaatttaagtaatttattactattttctatctgcctttctttcattctgcagggaattttattcctatttgtcaattcagcatcgctaagcttcaacccaggcgaaatgacagttagtgtgaaaattcacagcaaaatgaaagagaggcagatagaaaatagtcattaatgcataaactttagtaattctgtgactatttttatttctgagagaatgcgcccttattctagcatacGCGTGACTCGATAACGATTGCAACAAATCGTTGAACAGGGCTAATGTGTTTGCAGATGTGTGCGTGTCACATGTCATCCAAACAAAGAAAcgtcaaaatcaaaaatcatcGTCGTGCGGATTTTCGAGTGCGTTTCGCTTATTTTACATTAAATTGCTGCAATTTGAAGTAAAAACAGTTGAATTCTAGCTGTGCATTCATAATAGTTGGTATCCCGCTTGAcaatgagtgccaaaaactcgGCCCTGGCATCGTTGACGGCCACATACACGGATTCCGAAAATGAAGACGACCACAAATCGGACGACGGATCGATGATGGCTTCGGATGATGAGAGTTCTTCCTCGCAGGTAACATGCAACATTATTTCTGTTTGATTCCAACTTATTGAAGGGCTTTTGTGTCCATTGTAGAACCGTGCACGTTCCCGACAGCAGACACCGATGCGTGATCCATCAGAATCCTCAATCACACCACCCGTGGCAACTTTGGCCGTTTCGAAGCCAACAACTTCCGCAACGACTGCTAGTGGTTCCAATGAGTCTTTCACTTCTCGACAGAAAGCCTTGCGCCTGGTTAGCTACTTCGACGACACGGTTGTCTCTGATGACGAAAATCTTTCCCCACATCGGGATCAGGAACGGATGGACATGTCCGAAGACGAAACTCCAGCAGCGGAAACTTCCGTGTCGCCAAAAAAGATAGACAGGGCCAAATTGTATGGATTCAGTTTGCCTCCGGAACCGAAAGGGAAATGCTCACTGGAATTGCAGGAAAAGATAGCGAACCTTTACGAGAAAATGCGCAACTCAAATATGGACACCAACAAGATTATCCAGGAGCGGAAAGAGTTTCGCAATCCGAGCATTTACGAGAAGCTGATCCAATTCTGCGACATTAACGAGCTGGGGACAAATTATTCACCGGAAATTTTCGATCCCTCCCAGTGGGGCAAAGAGTCTTACTACGAAGAATTGGCCAAAGCGCAAAAGCTTGAAATGGAAAAGGTGGAAAAAGCCAGAAAGGAAAGTGCTAAGACCGAAATTCAGGTCGGTGTCAAAAAGATGGATCCGGACGATTCGAAGAAGCGCAAATCGAAGTGGGATCAGCCAGGAGTGTTGGGAGCTGCTCCAGGAGCTATTGGCACGGCCACTGCCCTTAAACCGGCTGGAATCATAGCTCAAACGCTGACTGCAACAGCCACCGGAACGAAAGGGACCGTCATATCTGCGTTTGGTTCTTTGCCCAAGAAACCGAAGGTGTAGGATTAATGTGTTTGAGGTAAGCTGAACTTTATGTTATTTATACTTTGTACAATAAATAGCTTTAAACAAGATTAATAGGCTGTAAGAGCAGTTTTATCACAGCCCGCAACCCGcgtcagggtggccaccgaaccgggaaaaacgggaaaagcgggaaaaagacgggaatttgaatccatcgggaaaaaccgggaatttgagaagatcaccgggaaaatcgttttgaacgaacatcttcaagctgAAATCTACAAACCAACCTCCAAAATAAGTTATAGAAAGTTGTTATGTTAAATGATATTGCCATGAGGCATACGcagttttgaacaaatatctttCAAACATTAATGATTTAATGTCTACTATGATACaccatatttcttaaaaatgtttcaaattttttttgaatttttgctcTCGCACTATCAGggctaatattttttgaacttttctctaTCATTTTTACTCGAcgttttgaatcaaagtttaatTACTTATTGCAGATTGGATTAgaactctgctgtaattgctGAATACCACAACTAATCATGAAAACAAGCCTTTATTTATAAAAGCTTTAATTATGCCACTAGTAATCTAATcgacaaagttttgaataaaagCTCATTTACGATTTTAATAACGATCAAGCTATTACAGCttataaaatgtgtagaatatccatacaaaaCGCACGAGTGGGTGGGTGGAtgtcaaaaataataatttttggtgtttttgaaatTGTGAGTGATCCCTAAGTAAGTGCTTCTACATGTGTGGCCTTGTTTCATTCATACCTTGAACTTGTTTGCTTTAGagaattctttatttttatgaagaaaattcaAAGGATTAAGAGTTGAAAAAACTCGATTACGTTAAAGACCTACTTGGGCATCTTGATGATTTACTCAGGCACCTGGGGCTTTTGTcggccaaattatctgaaattcagCATTAAGATGCACTTAAGATGATTAGAAaccaaagccaaacctcgaaattTTAAGAGAACCAAACAGAATcctgagctgaaattttgttcaGAATGCAACCAATCCATCAAACGCAACCAATTATTTAACGCGAACGGATTGTTAGGTTCTCTAGATCttaaaaattcgaagtttggctaaAAGGGCATTGTTGCGACAGGTGATGATTTCGGAGATCCAAAGAGCGAAACTCGTTTTTTTTATGATGTGGAGTTTGCTTTTAGCTGCAATTTGTATTAGGTTCATTAATTATAAGTTCAAAAATAGTTCATAAGTAGTTTTAAGGCATGAGTAGTTCATAGGTTTACAAAATATTAGATATTATGCAAAGTTTTAAACAGCAACTTACATTTTTAGTCCGTTTTATGTTCGAATCCTGTCCAACTAACTTTGCTGTACAATAAATTCACTGACAATTTAGTTTTCTGTTCTTCTAATCCGTGTGCGTCTTCTGTGGTGTCTATTTCAGTACTGACTATGTGTTCCTAAGCGATCGTGTAGTATTGTGTGTATTGTAGATGTGTTGTAcactttaatatttttctcCCTGCTGTTGGTACCACGCACCCCTAGGGAAATATTTAGGAGGCTACGGCGCCGTCCTGAACATTCCCCGACCCGTATTGCTCCGTGTCATCACGAGCTGTATCAGCCACTTCCAGGACGGCCAATTTTGACACCGGGCGACGTAGAACTCCGGTTGATGTCTTCACGTTTGCACTGCGGCACCTGCCATCTCGTCCCGGGAATACACGTAGTACGATCCCTCGAATCCAGCCGTTTCGTAGTCGATCTTCAACGATGATCACTAGATCGCCGGCAGAGACCGGCTTTGTGTCAACGAACCATTTGGTTCGTTTCGTAATGGTGGGAAGGTATTCCTTCACCCAGCGTGTCCAGAACTGATCCAAAAGACGTTGATATAAGAACCAACTCGAACGCAAGACCAATTTATCGTCTACGAGTTGCGTCGGAGGTTGATTCACCCCACTCGTACTCAGCATGATGAAGCAATTCGGAGTTAGAGCTTCGTGTTCCGCAGACTCGATAGGCATGTAGGTCAACGGCCTCGAATTCACCACCGATTCCGCCTCTACGAGCAACGTGACCAATACTTCCTCGCTAGGTTTGCGCTCAACTGATAGCGAAGCAAGTGCACACTTAACGGACCGAACCATACGTTCCCAAGACCCCCCCATATGCGGTGCAGCTGGTGGATTGAAGCGCCATTGTGTAACAGTGTTGGTGAAAGTCGTAGCTAGTTCCGTATTGATGGATCTCAGCTGCTCTCGCAGTTCTCCGCTGACTCCGACGAAATTCGTCCCCCGATCACTGTAGATCTCCAAAGGTGCCCCCCTCCGCGATATAAACCGCCGTATAGCCATCTTGCAGCATTCAGTTGACAGGCTGGATACAATCTCGAGATGGATAGCTCTAATGGTTAAACATGTAAAGAGTGCGACCCATTTCTTCACCTCATGACGGCCTTGTACAACTAAAAGCGGGCCGAAGTAATCTATTCCGACGAAGCTGAACGGTTTAACGCGTGGAGTGACCCGAGCGTCCGGTAGTGGTGCCATTCGTGGAACTGCTGGCGTTGCCCTGAACACCCTGCACCACATACATAGCTTGCGAACCTTCCGGAAAGCTGCACGCATTTCCGACAAGTGAAATCTTTGCCGCATTTCATTCACGGCCGTCTCTCCGTTGCAGTGGTTGAATCGACGATGGTATGAATCTACGATCAGCGTAGTCGCATAATGGTTCTTTGGCAGCACGGCAGGATATTTGAACTCGTATGCAGCTTCACAGAACCCATCGATTCGACCTTCCATGCGAACGATTCCTTGATTATCCAAAAAAAGGCGATAGCTTGTAGAGCCTACTAGTTTTTTCCAGCCGATGACGTCGATCTGGTGGCAAAGATTGATTTCCTTGCATCGTTGCGATCTCGTCCGCGAAGACTTCCATCTGTGCCAACCTGATTATCGTATGTTCTGCTCGCTGTAATTCCTCACGGGTGAGCAGAAGCTGCACCTCCGATACATCTCCATGCTTCTTCCGCTTCAGTTGATCGATAAACCGATGGACATAAGCTACAGTACGTAGACATCGTTCCCATTTTGAGAATCGGTTAAATTGTACCAACGCCTCGTTGATGACTTCCTTATGGATGTGTATTGGTCGAAGCTCCTCCACAGTAGGGCAAGAAAGTTTCTTCTGTTGCGGCCACATACTTGGGGGATCATACAAGAATCTCGGTCCACTGAACCAGCGATGACCAGTGTCGATTTGGAGCCCTTCTTTCCACTTTGTGGCGTCATCGGCCACATTCATTCGTGTGGGAACGTATTGCCATTCATCAACCTTTGTGGAATCTAGGATTTCCGATACACGGCACGCTACAAACTGCCGATATTTTCGCTGATCGGATTGCAACCAGGAAAGGACAGTGGTTGAATCACTCCAGAAAAACTGTTGCTTGATGCACAATGTGTGGTTTTCTGTGACCGACTTCGCCAATCTTGCTCCAAGCAATGCAGCTTGTAGTTCGAGACGGGGAACTGACAATGGTTTCAGTGGAGCTACCTTGGTTTTCGAGGAAACTAAGACACAACGAACTTGAGTCCGGTCCACTATCCGAAAATAGGCTGCTGTCACGTACGCCTCCTCGCTGGCATCCACAAGTACGTGTAGTTGCAGAGTTCCGAAGCTTTCTGGAAGATATTCTGGAAAATAGCATCGTGGTATTCGAACGGAATCAAGTTGGCCCAATAGCTTGATCCAACGACGCCATTCACTGAGCTGTTCACTGTTGATTTTTTCGTCCCACGCAATGTTTGCTCGCCAAACGTTTTGAATGAGGATTTTTCCATGCACCACGACAAGCGATATTAGGCCAAGCGGATCAAAAATACTCATTACCACCTGCAGAAGTTGTCTTTTCATCGGTATGACGTCTCCTTGGAGTAATGGCATCAACTCATCTCGAAACAAACCGCTGAATGCGAACTCGTCTGTTTCCGGAAACCAGCTCATTCCAAGAACG includes:
- the LOC5570868 gene encoding SAP30-binding protein; its protein translation is MSAKNSALASLTATYTDSENEDDHKSDDGSMMASDDESSSSQNRARSRQQTPMRDPSESSITPPVATLAVSKPTTSATTASGSNESFTSRQKALRLVSYFDDTVVSDDENLSPHRDQERMDMSEDETPAAETSVSPKKIDRAKLYGFSLPPEPKGKCSLELQEKIANLYEKMRNSNMDTNKIIQERKEFRNPSIYEKLIQFCDINELGTNYSPEIFDPSQWGKESYYEELAKAQKLEMEKVEKARKESAKTEIQVGVKKMDPDDSKKRKSKWDQPGVLGAAPGAIGTATALKPAGIIAQTLTATATGTKGTVISAFGSLPKKPKV